A region of the Electrophorus electricus isolate fEleEle1 chromosome 7, fEleEle1.pri, whole genome shotgun sequence genome:
TATAAGAGTAGGAGCCCTTGGCCATCATCAGTGCATGTTTGGTCACATTTCACTGCACCATTTCTtcataaatccattttaaaattgtaCTACCTTTaggcaaaataaaatacttCATAGAAGCTGATTTTGACCATCTATTTCTCAAAAATGTTCCTATAATGCCAAAGCAGTAGCACTACCTCAAATGTAGGAGCCCTTGGTCATCACcagtgcaatatatatatatatatatatatatatatatatatatatatatatatatatatatatatatatatatatatatatacacacatatatatacatacatacatattactCATACTTCCTTTGGGCAAATTAATATACTCATATCATACATGCTGATTTTGGATTGCTGTTTCTCagaattttcccataatgctaAAATATTCCACTAGTCCCCAAGATTGGTAGCATTTGGGCATCATCGGTGCAAAAGACAACAGACAAGGTACACTACTCTTATGTGACAGTGGAACTGGCTTGGCATTGTCTCTGAAATTTCACAGACatagatatccaaaatcagcCTAAATGAAATGAGTGCACGAATTCTCCCAAATGTAATATGATTTTAATATGGGATTATGAAAAAAGATGGTACAGTGAACTTTGTCCAAACTACTCCGCTGATAGGCAAGGGCTCCTACTGACATGTGGTAGTGGGactgtttttgcattatattaaaattcagaaaaatatgtaaccatactttctctgaattaaatggacatgtaaacatcattacaaacacatggacttcaatatatataatttactaAACACTGGTGCAGTAGAACATTTTCAAACTTGAtctggtgatagccaagggccGCCACCAATTGGCAGTGGAATTCTTCAGACATGGAATACCCCCTGCCCTGCCCATTTGCAAAATTTTACTAGTGATAACCCCTGTTTTAGCTTGCAGTCAAGCTCTATAATaaacttctgagaaacattatacagaaaaagcattttgcaCAATGCTAATTGAGCTGTCTAAATATATAACcagttgtgtttaatgtaatgatgcaagtaaactagttcaagtaaactgtattttatacttttaaatCTAGCAAACGTGCGCGTTTTCATCAAAGctctttcaaaaaaaaataCCCAAGTCTCTGTTCCTTTTGTAGGAAGCGTTAGATTGcggtgagcagcgaaataccgcAAAATCTCGCATATAGTCGCATTCGACTTTAACGCGCGGATGACTTGAACGTGAATCGCTAAAGCACGGATAACTTGACTGCAGTGATTTATCAGAGACATATCGTCGCCAGGTCACTTCTAGAGCACAATATGAAAATGCTAACCTAGCTGGATGTCATTCGTGCAGCTAACTAGATGGATATCTAGCTAGCATAACCTAGCTAACAATGTTAACTAGCTCGCTAGCAAacttattttaaacaaacaaatgggaTTTATACACTTACCCCGTCAATAAGGACGATTCTTCCAGAACAAGAACTTGTGGTAAAGTAGTGCTCAGAACTATTTATGAACGCTACAATACTAGAAATCTCGTCGTCTATACTCCCCTTTCTACTAAAGTCGATTTTGTTTAGACACTGCTTCTTCCACTGTTTGAATGTATTTTCATCTTCCATGTTGAACAGATGTGATATCTAgctaaattatattttgtcGACATTCACTTTCTGTTCACCTATTTTCATATATTATAcaatgattctttttttttatttttttttaacaagttcTTGATATGGCTAAGGTGCTTTATAACTGCTAGCTGACTAGGTACTTAACTGGTTAATATGCTTCTATGGTAGCCGAATTGATTCAGAAATCATTAGACACGGAAGTATTTACGACATCGCGGAATTACGTTTGGATACTCTGTTGCAACTTGCGCTGTGAGTTGCTTTGCCTATATTCTAAATTGTATTCATTTGTGTCACGCATTTATATACACTTTCTCAATCCACATGCAAACCGACTGCCTATtgctgctttttgtgtttttataaagCCTATCATATTTCAGGTAGTTGATTTCTATATACTTGAATCAGGTTGCCTGCCTAGGGTTGAGAAAATGCTGAGCTCATCATGTAACAGTATGTAACTTTGTAGGCTCGTGAGTCAAGATGGCCTCATCAAAACTAATGAAAGCCATAAGAGTGTCAGAGTTTGGAGCACCTTCAGTACTGAAACTCTGCTTAGACATACCTGTTCCCACTCTAGGTCAGAAGCAGGTAAGCTAATATTTCCATGGAATATGCATTAAACtatattaacaaaacaaatattagtAACAAGTAGCTGTCTGCCCATTGGTTTACCTGCTACAGGTACTCATTCGAGTGCAGGCCTGTGGAGTGAACCCAGTGGAGACGTATATTCGCTCTGGGTCCTTTGCCCGAAAGCCAAGTCTGCCCTATACTCCTGGATCGGATGTGGCTGGAGTGGTGGAGGCAGTGGGAGATGGGGTTCGCCTTCTGCAGGTGCTCGGATTAttttcgtgtgtttgttttgcagcatGTTATACCAAAGTGGTCCTATTTCATAGTGTGGAAATGTGCACTCCTTTTAGCTGTACACAGGTATATCCTCACAGCTGGCATTTGTATTGAGTTTTCAGCATTACCTATGGCCAGATTAgccagtctcacacacagagggtcCTTGCACCGTttggtaaaaataataataataaaaataaatgaatgtttatatcacatttttgacatttacgTTACCCATATTTACATCATttcattgagagagagagtgctaaaATATTAAGTCAAGTTTATTTACTATTGGGTTCTGTTATTCATTTAGCCTTTTATCAGAAAAGctagtaaaatgtatttaatgaaaGTGAAATGCAAAATTTGAGAGTGAGGCCCAAAAATGAAAATTTGCATTAAAGGACCAAGCACTAAATGAGATTATATATAAAACTTCTAAATTAACCTTATATCTCAGATGTGGTCAGGTGTCATTTTATAAGCAATCATTTGCTAGGCTATAGTCTCACTGCATAAGAAGTCTCTCTTTtacccacatgcacactccaTTTTAACTTCATATTAATAGCTCTTCCCTTCTGGtaactgtgagtgtgtacagtcgtggccaaatgttttgagactagcacaaattttagttttcacaaagtttgctgcgtcagtttttatggtggcattaactctagattgtgaagagtgatcagatgaattgcaattaatttcaATGTCATTCCtggccatgaaaattaacttccAGCCAGTGAATTTCAActctgccacaaaatggcctgctaacataatttcagtgatcttctcgttagctcaggagaaagtgttaacaaggaTAAGAAAGCTGATATCACTccgtcatgctgattagaagaacAGACTGtctgctttaaaagggtggtggtgtttgaagTTTTCTTCCGTTAGCCATGGTTATCTCCAAGGAAAtacatgcagtcatcattgcattgcagcaaaagggcttcacaggcaaggacattactgcttgtaagatagtaccaaccatttatcgaatcaagagcttcaaggagagaggttcaattgcagtgaaggaGGCTTCAGGGCACTCAAGAAAGTCAAGAAAgtgccaggaccatctcctaaagaggagcTATAGAATCGGGTCACCACCATtacagagcttgctcaggaatggcagaggGTAGGTGTGATTGCATCTGCATGTATAGTgaggcaaaggcttttggaagatggcttggtgtcaagaagggcagcaaagaagccacttctctccaagaaaaacatcaagcacagactgacattctgcaggaagtacaaggattggactgcagagtactggaggcagtaaactttgacACAAATTTGGATCatagtctcaacttttggccatgactttGTATCTGGGAGTTGGCTACCTCACTAAGCAGATGATAAAAAAcgttgtgtgtgtcagtttctGATGTTAATTTTGTCAGGTTAGTACAGTATCTTTTGACAAAACTGACCTGTTTTTCAGGCAGGTGATCGAGTGTTCACCACAGCCACCGAGACAGGGGGATACGCTGAGTACACCGTTGCTTCCGAAGACTCTGTTCACAGACTGCCTGAGTCGTTAGATTATAAACAGGGTGCTGCCATTGGAATCCCTTATTTCACTGCTTACCGGGCCTTATTTCACAAGTAAGAGGTTGAAATGTAAGGCTGTCAAGTGATCACAAACcatatgtttattcatttttgttaattCTTCTGGTGTGTACCATGTCTtttgattttgcattttgtctTAAAAAGGGCACATGCAAAAGCTGGAGAGACAGTTCTCATTCATGGAGCCAGTGGTGGGGTAAGAACACCAACTTCCATTCATTCAACCCTACTGTTCTGATCCCTCTCCATCATTTGCTTGAATCAAACGGCAGGGCATTCATGTTGTTAGGTTGGAATTGCAGCTTGTCAGCTGGCACGAGCATTCGGCCTGAGGGTTCTGGGCACAGCGGGGACACCAGAGGGCATGAAGCTAGTGCTTAGCAATGGAGCCCATGTGGCCTTCAATCACAGAGAAAACGACTACCTTGACAGAATTCAGGTGTGGTTGACACCTAGCATCATTCATGTAAAGGAGAAAGATAAGATGATACAcattagtggtgtgtgtttgtttgtttgtttaggcaGCAATGAATGGGCAAGGTGTTAACGTGATTGTTGAAATGCTATCAAATGTAAACCTTGGCAATGACCTTAAACTTCTGGCCCTGGGTGGCAGGGTGACTGTGAGTATTGTGTTTTTGGCTATAAACCTCTTTGGGCTAATTGTGTGCTTGCCATGTCCATTTGTGGTATTACGCTGTCTGTCCTTTCAGGTTGTAGGCTGTAGAGGGACTGTTGAGATTAACCCAAGAGACACCATGCTTAAGGAGTCCAGCATTATTGGCGTGGCCATGTTCAGTGCTTCAAAGGTATCATGTTCTCTATATAGAGTATAATATACACATGATGTGGGTACGCTTTCATGCTGTCCACGTCTCTGCATCCTGAAGGAGGAAATGGCAGAGAGTGCAGCGGCCCTGTTTGCAGGGTTGGAGGCTGGTTGGCTAAGACCTGCAGTTGGTCCACAGTATCCACTCGAGAAAGCAGCTCAAGCCCACGAGGACATCATCAATAATCCTGGAGCTTCTGGGAAAATGGTCCTGACTATGTGAATTTAAACCTGTATTGAAGTCATGTTTACATAGACAAAATGAGGTCAAATGGCTCCAGCGATGTAGAAACTGTTTTAAAGTATTATAATTTCAGTCACTATATTTTAATAAGTACTCTGAAATGTACTCTAAATTATTACTATGATGATTCATATACAGCAATTAAGAGCTATGCAATTACAGAGGAGAAAGACCACACCTGTTACATCTCTTGCCTAAGTACCCTATTGCTTACATGTTACTATCATTGTCAGTGATTTAGAATAACTCTTTTCTTGATTCTTCTATCCTGAGATTGGGTGATCTAGCTATCTGAATTTGTGAATTTGAGTttgttccctctccctctcctcccctgcaTTCAAGTCTCAAGCCCCAGCTGATTAACTGGTGTGCACCTGGAAATTAACACAGAATAATGAAGTTCCATACATGGTTCCTTCCTGATAATGTGCATCCAGAGATGGGAGGTAGTTTACTGaatgtatttgaaatatttaacaacattttggtttcagtttcaAGTTACTTTTGGGATGAGTATTTTTGTAATTGGAATTCTAAAAAGTATTTGCTTTGCTTTAATTGCATACTTAAGTTATGCATTTTTATGATGGAGCCTATGGACTAATgattctttattcttttctccCACCCACAACCCCCAAACTTCAAATGGTTGATGCTAATTTCATAAGATGATACAATTACATTAGCTGCATGCTCTGAGTGATGGTGCAATGGTTTCTCTGACTGCTTGGTATGTTGCCATCATTATAGCAACTTTGAAAGGTTTTTGCTTCTTCAAAAGGCCCTCCTTTGAATAATTTCAACAGTGGGTGTGGACTTTGCAATGAGTTTATCCGTGATCTTGTTCAGCATAAGAAAGCCGGCTTCTACCAGCCTTTAGAAGCATCATGACAGTTTCATACCAATTTTGAATACTATGGTTAAATCACATGTTTgctctgtatgcatgtgtagaATTGCACAACAGCTTAAGACAGTGGGCTGCTGACATCAGTTTGTATGAAATTAGGACCCCTGGAATCCTGCTAAAGTAATAATTATTGACTATGTTTAGGATCTTGTCTATAGTAAGCAGaatttaaacattataaatgtatttttatgtaatttaacaAATGTATCTCAAATAAATCGTTGATGTAtagtgtgatttattttaacatatttgatAAGTAGGTTTCAGTGTATTATTTGTCCATTAGTGCATGCATCATCTAACATGGGTTGCCCCTTTAGGGGATTGGTTAGTGTGATAACCAGAAGCGGGTAAGGTGAACTCACGTGTTCTTATCTCTAAGGCACTAGTGTCAGTAATATCAGGTAGCACTCAGGTAAGGAGCATACCTAGTCTACAGTAATAGTACACTTCAGGTCTGGAGTGAGCAGTGAACATCATATAGAGTTGGCATGTTATTGGTTAGCAATTGTACATCTTTATTTTAACTGGAACAAATGGACGTCCCACTGACAACAGACTACTAATTTGTAGCCAGGATCTGAATTACTGTTGCCTGTATCGAGGTAAGCATATAGTGGTTTCATTTTAATGCGTGCTATGATTTCTTGAGAGGATGGCAAAAGGTTCTCCAAGAAGAACTTTTAACTGAACAGACCTGGCAACAGTAAT
Encoded here:
- the cryz gene encoding quinone oxidoreductase: MASSKLMKAIRVSEFGAPSVLKLCLDIPVPTLGQKQVLIRVQACGVNPVETYIRSGSFARKPSLPYTPGSDVAGVVEAVGDGVRLLQAGDRVFTTATETGGYAEYTVASEDSVHRLPESLDYKQGAAIGIPYFTAYRALFHKAHAKAGETVLIHGASGGVGIAACQLARAFGLRVLGTAGTPEGMKLVLSNGAHVAFNHRENDYLDRIQAAMNGQGVNVIVEMLSNVNLGNDLKLLALGGRVTVVGCRGTVEINPRDTMLKESSIIGVAMFSASKEEMAESAAALFAGLEAGWLRPAVGPQYPLEKAAQAHEDIINNPGASGKMVLTM